In a genomic window of Methanomassiliicoccales archaeon:
- a CDS encoding radical SAM protein gives MPLDLAQRYVDKLSQRVADSVVFEKVKRIEEVLPGRISSTAINVRIPFCAFKCTYCALPGQSYDEGQAQIFLAAVSEELSIYSNYLGRPKVERLYISGGTPSLMHHHLGKLSYLVQEHFNEPPIIAMEASPADLTLEVMTNLLKAGVTQISIGVQTFNEEILKRRLGRNISRQRMIETLRRVMSMGFDYVNIDLMFSLPGQDEVSLRQDLETACGLGFHGISTYPLMLLEYTNMTKKIRQEEATEGRKVAKLQDAALEREQYLEILDTMKLHGYKMRTIWSFSTAPEVYEGPYEHSQFIGVGPRAWGMIGSNLTLNTSNIFDYLSRLEEGFLPLFAYSPMRKHALGSFARCLYRGRISKERVRVLAKEDSKIYRYIRLMRMLGLVKEEENELLLTDRALALGSSATKRIAMSTLEKTNEMIRQSAKLVEASCLPKGPMTDVMATS, from the coding sequence TTGCCCTTGGACCTTGCCCAGAGGTATGTCGACAAGCTATCCCAGCGTGTTGCGGACAGTGTCGTTTTCGAAAAGGTGAAGCGTATCGAGGAGGTGCTACCCGGGCGCATTTCCAGCACCGCCATAAACGTGCGCATACCCTTCTGTGCCTTCAAGTGCACCTACTGCGCCTTACCAGGGCAATCATATGATGAGGGGCAAGCCCAAATCTTCTTAGCAGCGGTGAGCGAGGAGCTGAGCATATATTCGAACTACTTAGGCCGTCCCAAGGTTGAGAGGCTCTATATCTCTGGAGGAACGCCTTCACTTATGCATCATCATCTGGGCAAACTGTCATATTTGGTCCAAGAGCATTTCAATGAACCTCCTATCATCGCCATGGAAGCATCACCAGCTGATTTGACTCTTGAGGTCATGACCAATCTCCTCAAAGCTGGAGTAACTCAGATAAGCATTGGCGTTCAGACCTTTAACGAGGAGATATTGAAAAGGAGATTAGGACGCAACATTTCTAGGCAGAGGATGATCGAAACGCTGCGAAGGGTCATGTCTATGGGGTTCGATTACGTCAACATCGATCTGATGTTCTCCCTTCCTGGGCAGGACGAGGTTTCCTTGCGCCAGGACCTAGAGACTGCTTGCGGCCTGGGGTTCCATGGCATTTCCACATATCCTCTCATGCTCTTAGAATACACTAACATGACAAAAAAGATTAGACAAGAGGAAGCTACTGAGGGTAGGAAAGTAGCAAAGCTGCAGGATGCTGCCTTGGAGAGAGAGCAATACCTAGAGATACTGGACACAATGAAGCTTCATGGATATAAGATGAGGACAATATGGTCCTTCTCCACTGCGCCAGAGGTTTATGAGGGTCCATACGAGCATTCCCAATTCATCGGTGTGGGACCTAGGGCATGGGGTATGATAGGGAGCAATCTGACGCTTAATACTAGCAATATCTTTGATTACCTCTCACGTTTGGAGGAGGGTTTCCTCCCCCTATTTGCGTACTCTCCCATGCGAAAGCACGCTTTAGGCTCCTTTGCCCGGTGTCTCTATCGAGGTAGAATATCTAAAGAGAGAGTTAGGGTGCTGGCCAAAGAGGATTCTAAGATTTACCGTTATATTAGACTTATGAGAATGCTAGGCTTGGTTAAGGAGGAGGAGAATGAACTCCTCCTGACGGACCGTGCGCTCGCCCTTGGCAG